One segment of Sulfobacillus thermosulfidooxidans DSM 9293 DNA contains the following:
- a CDS encoding pseudouridine synthase, producing MNSRLQKVIAQAGLCSRREAETWIDAGRVLVNGQKAHLGQVVDPETDQIVVDGRPLQLKTERTYLILNKPVGYTTSLKDRHAEHLISELVPARFGRVFPVGRLDKETSGLIIMTNDGLLAHHLMHPSYAVPKVYEAWVQGVPRRNHLLRLEKGIQLDDGYAHPQDIKILRTENNNALFRLTLTEGRKREVRRIFEAIGHPVLSLKRIAFGPLSLEGLEEGQFRPLTHREVKALYSMVETARQKNSRNRRDDQSNDFTKSRFTARGIKRPGRSTIPAVPSRHSLSHTRGNSGRNHR from the coding sequence ATGAATTCCCGTCTACAAAAAGTTATAGCGCAAGCCGGACTCTGTTCGCGGCGTGAAGCGGAAACATGGATTGATGCAGGAAGGGTCCTCGTCAACGGTCAGAAGGCACATTTGGGTCAAGTGGTAGACCCAGAGACCGATCAAATTGTCGTGGACGGCCGTCCCCTTCAACTCAAAACCGAACGAACCTATTTAATCCTCAATAAGCCGGTAGGTTATACCACTTCGCTGAAAGACCGTCACGCGGAGCATCTAATTTCTGAGCTCGTGCCCGCTCGATTCGGGCGAGTTTTTCCTGTGGGCCGTCTCGACAAAGAGACATCGGGTCTCATCATTATGACCAATGATGGGTTGTTGGCGCATCATCTAATGCATCCGTCGTATGCCGTACCTAAAGTTTACGAGGCATGGGTTCAAGGCGTTCCTCGACGCAATCATCTGTTGCGATTGGAAAAAGGCATTCAACTGGATGACGGATATGCCCATCCCCAAGACATTAAAATTCTTCGGACTGAAAACAACAATGCGCTGTTTCGTCTGACGTTGACAGAAGGGCGAAAACGGGAAGTTCGGCGAATCTTTGAGGCCATCGGCCATCCCGTCTTGTCCTTAAAACGGATCGCCTTTGGACCGTTATCATTGGAAGGCCTTGAAGAGGGGCAATTTCGACCGTTGACACACCGCGAAGTCAAGGCATTATATAGCATGGTGGAAACTGCACGGCAAAAGAATTCCAGGAATCGAAGGGATGACCAATCGAATGACTTCACCAAATCCAGATTTACAGCACGTGGTATCAAGCGTCCAGGCCGTTCAACAATACCAGCCGTCCCCTCGCGGCATTCGCTCAGCCACACCCGAGGAAATTCAGGCCGGAATCACCGCTGA
- a CDS encoding RidA family protein, with translation MGLLSKRLQELGIILPEAPKAVAAYVPARVAGSLCFTSGQLPFREGKLVAEGKVGDSVSLEEAQQAARQAALNAISVAAAAVGDLDRLEAVIKVVGFVQSAPDFHDQPQVINGASWVLEEIFQEQGRHARSAVGTNALPLNAAVEVECIFLIRE, from the coding sequence ATGGGATTATTATCTAAACGATTACAAGAACTAGGAATTATCTTACCTGAAGCTCCTAAAGCGGTAGCCGCTTATGTGCCTGCGCGTGTGGCCGGATCGTTGTGTTTTACATCGGGGCAGTTGCCTTTTCGAGAGGGGAAACTTGTTGCGGAGGGCAAAGTGGGCGATAGTGTGAGTCTCGAAGAGGCGCAACAAGCGGCTCGTCAAGCTGCTTTAAATGCGATTAGTGTGGCAGCGGCAGCTGTTGGGGATTTAGATCGTTTGGAAGCCGTTATTAAGGTTGTGGGATTTGTACAATCGGCGCCGGATTTTCATGATCAACCACAAGTCATTAATGGAGCGTCGTGGGTCTTGGAAGAAATCTTCCAAGAACAGGGACGGCATGCCCGTTCAGCTGTGGGCACCAATGCCTTGCCGCTTAATGCTGCCGTGGAAGTTGAATGTATTTTTTTGATTCGTGAATAG
- a CDS encoding spore maturation protein: MTAIIETVSVWAIPFLIGFIPIYGWLKGIKVYETFVEGAEEGFRMAVRMIPFLVGILVALNIFEASGALDAVIHFLSGPLRFLGVPAPVVPLLLVRPLSGGAALGITTGLLHRYGPDSFVGRLASTVQGSTDTTFYVVTLYFGSIGIKKIRYALTVALIGDLAGFIAAVFICHQLFG, translated from the coding sequence ATGACCGCGATTATCGAAACGGTATCAGTTTGGGCCATTCCCTTTCTCATCGGATTTATTCCGATTTATGGGTGGCTTAAAGGAATCAAAGTGTATGAAACCTTTGTCGAAGGAGCCGAAGAAGGATTTCGTATGGCCGTCCGGATGATTCCTTTCTTAGTTGGTATTTTGGTTGCCCTCAATATTTTCGAAGCTTCTGGAGCTCTTGATGCCGTCATACATTTTCTTTCCGGCCCTCTCCGCTTTTTAGGTGTTCCAGCGCCGGTGGTTCCCTTGTTGCTAGTGCGTCCTTTATCAGGAGGTGCGGCATTAGGAATTACCACCGGATTATTGCACCGCTACGGCCCTGACTCTTTTGTTGGCCGGTTGGCATCGACCGTGCAAGGAAGCACCGATACCACGTTTTATGTTGTCACCCTCTATTTTGGGTCAATCGGTATCAAAAAGATTCGCTATGCGCTGACCGTCGCGTTGATTGGGGATTTGGCCGGATTTATTGCCGCGGTATTTATCTGTCATCAACTCTTTGGATAA